In Chlamydiota bacterium, a single genomic region encodes these proteins:
- a CDS encoding methyltransferase domain-containing protein: MGGGRKALFDDEARNWESLYRDGGAGRWGIFQGNVRARAVARMELCLSLLPPVRDRDVIELGCGPGFYGRRLVGEGARWIGLDLSGPMLAVCRQNLPGARLLRGDVRALPFRASSCDAMLCIGVLSYLSRAQIDSLFAQARATLRPGGVFLAQTLLFDPLTWVRCRLPRFVPRPVRIPGPFTPRSPRTIRRLLSRNGFAVRRAVTYWKFALYPAGNVFLAVKE; the protein is encoded by the coding sequence ATGGGCGGCGGGAGAAAGGCGCTGTTCGACGACGAGGCCCGGAACTGGGAGAGCCTGTACCGTGACGGCGGCGCCGGACGCTGGGGGATCTTCCAGGGGAACGTGCGGGCGCGCGCCGTCGCCCGGATGGAGCTCTGCCTCTCCCTCCTCCCCCCGGTGCGCGACAGGGACGTCATCGAGCTCGGCTGCGGCCCCGGCTTCTACGGCAGGCGGCTCGTCGGCGAGGGGGCCCGCTGGATCGGCCTCGACCTCTCCGGACCGATGCTCGCGGTCTGCCGCCAAAATCTCCCCGGGGCGCGCCTCCTGCGCGGCGATGTGCGGGCGCTCCCGTTCCGCGCCTCCTCGTGCGATGCGATGCTGTGCATCGGCGTGTTGAGCTACCTCTCCCGTGCGCAGATCGACTCGCTCTTCGCGCAGGCCCGCGCGACGCTCAGGCCCGGCGGCGTCTTTTTGGCCCAGACCCTCCTCTTCGACCCCCTCACCTGGGTCCGCTGCCGCCTGCCCCGCTTCGTGCCGAGGCCCGTCCGCATCCCCGGCCCGTTCACCCCCCGCTCACCCCGGACGATCCGGCGCCTCCTCTCGAGGAACGGCTTCGCCGTGCGGCGGGCGGTGACCTATTGGAAATTCGCACTCTATCCCGCGGGGAACGTCTTCCTCGCCGTGAAGGAGTGA
- a CDS encoding outer membrane protein assembly factor BamE — MRGFKPAACVAAAFLCGCAGVDTGRLRDGMTRAQVRAAAGSPAEVFVAKGPGSGVEVWVYRARYFPGIPNPLNDYDYLVPPLVGAETRVRFVHGRLRLREPLARDRARPSPPVSQTAGVPLIDENGEFRFYGIAFGMTKDEIQEAVSRISPAKMRRSRGGEWGEYQVLNLSGKMLGLYFSFDDRGRLWWMKAEYPYSRTDSGKTAALLQALKERCQAPVARSHPDVELVLDEARMRMTMVSKPLRDEYRARVPEEQRR, encoded by the coding sequence ATGAGAGGATTCAAGCCGGCGGCGTGTGTCGCGGCGGCGTTCCTGTGCGGGTGCGCGGGCGTTGACACCGGCAGACTCCGCGACGGGATGACCCGGGCGCAGGTGCGCGCCGCCGCCGGGAGCCCGGCGGAGGTGTTCGTCGCGAAGGGGCCGGGGAGCGGCGTCGAGGTCTGGGTCTACCGCGCGCGCTATTTTCCGGGGATCCCCAACCCGCTGAACGACTACGACTACCTGGTCCCGCCTCTGGTCGGGGCGGAGACGCGCGTGCGCTTCGTGCACGGCCGTCTCCGGCTTCGCGAGCCCCTCGCGCGGGACCGCGCGCGCCCCTCGCCGCCGGTCTCGCAGACAGCCGGGGTCCCCCTGATCGACGAAAACGGGGAGTTCCGGTTTTACGGGATCGCCTTCGGCATGACGAAAGACGAGATCCAGGAGGCGGTCTCGCGGATCTCACCCGCCAAGATGCGCAGGTCGCGGGGCGGGGAGTGGGGTGAGTACCAGGTGCTGAACCTGTCGGGGAAGATGCTGGGGCTGTACTTCAGCTTCGACGACCGGGGGCGGCTCTGGTGGATGAAGGCGGAGTACCCGTACTCGCGCACGGACTCCGGGAAGACCGCCGCGCTGCTGCAAGCCTTGAAGGAGCGGTGCCAGGCGCCCGTGGCGCGGAGCCACCCGGATGTGGAACTCGTGCTCGACGAGGCCCGGATGCGGATGACGATGGTGTCGAAACCGCTCCGGGACGAATACCGCGCGCGGGTCCCCGAGGAGCAGAGGAGGTGA
- a CDS encoding glycosyltransferase family 4 protein: MTRLSARHEVTLLVPDFPDLFPRGRIAGELPFRIEKISFTRTTFNARHLPRAFAERVARLRPDRLFIGDGWYLKFPLAAALRRFRPILRFYAYEGVCIKDYGTQFLDGAICPKQYLRDTLACTRCAVRHHRFRPLDAFSHEFLGALAFTPLYRHWVKAALRGASRVIVYNRFLRGLLAPHAASVIVAPSGVDVAAFAPSAEPAPARENCVVLMTSRSGDPSKGFRVLREAARILRGRGERFEIVIPTYSTGHAGDDSLRFVSWRSQEELPRLYAGADICVVPSVWREPFGIAAVEAMAAGKPVVASRAGGLADIVEDGVTGILVDPGEPAALAAGISRLLADPSLRVRMGQAGRDAAERRYAWDVLMRDIYLPLFE; this comes from the coding sequence ATGACGCGGCTCTCCGCGCGCCACGAGGTCACCCTCCTCGTCCCCGACTTTCCGGACCTGTTCCCGCGCGGGCGGATCGCCGGGGAGCTTCCGTTCAGGATCGAGAAGATTTCGTTCACCCGCACGACGTTCAACGCGCGGCATCTGCCCCGCGCGTTCGCGGAAAGGGTCGCGCGGCTCCGCCCCGACCGCCTCTTCATCGGCGACGGCTGGTATTTGAAGTTCCCTCTCGCGGCCGCCCTCAGGCGGTTCAGGCCGATACTGAGGTTCTACGCCTACGAGGGGGTCTGCATCAAGGACTACGGCACGCAGTTCCTCGATGGGGCGATCTGCCCAAAACAGTACCTCCGCGACACCCTCGCCTGCACGCGCTGCGCCGTGCGGCACCACCGGTTCAGGCCGCTCGACGCGTTTTCGCACGAGTTCCTCGGCGCGCTCGCCTTCACGCCCCTGTACCGGCACTGGGTGAAGGCCGCCCTCCGCGGCGCCTCCCGGGTGATCGTCTACAACCGGTTCCTGCGCGGCCTCCTCGCCCCGCACGCCGCCTCGGTGATCGTCGCGCCGTCCGGGGTGGACGTGGCCGCATTCGCCCCGTCGGCGGAGCCGGCTCCCGCGCGGGAGAACTGCGTGGTGCTGATGACGAGCCGGAGCGGCGACCCGAGCAAGGGGTTCCGCGTCCTCCGCGAAGCCGCCCGCATCCTGCGGGGCCGCGGGGAAAGGTTCGAGATCGTGATCCCCACCTACAGCACGGGGCACGCCGGAGACGATTCGCTGCGGTTCGTTTCGTGGCGCTCCCAGGAGGAGCTGCCGCGCCTCTACGCGGGGGCGGACATCTGCGTGGTGCCGTCGGTATGGCGGGAACCGTTCGGCATCGCGGCGGTTGAGGCGATGGCGGCGGGGAAGCCGGTCGTCGCCTCGCGCGCGGGGGGGCTGGCCGACATCGTCGAGGACGGGGTCACGGGCATCCTCGTCGATCCGGGCGAACCCGCCGCGCTCGCCGCGGGGATCTCGCGCCTGCTCGCTGATCCCTCGCTTCGGGTTCGGATGGGGCAGGCGGGCCGGGACGCGGCGGAGCGCCGCTACGCGTGGGACGTGCTGATGCGGGATATCTACCTGCCGCTGTTCGAATGA
- a CDS encoding protein kinase — MQKPRIERLGHYEIVEEIGRGGMAVVYRGIQSSLNRTVAIKVLPPGFARDKEFIARFDREAETIARLSHPNIIQIIDRGSEQGTCYFVMEYVDGLSLDAFLKGQALTFRQLIEIATQVCRALAYAHAKGIVHRDLKPSNILIAKDSLAVKVADFGLVQLAQSAGELSTLTQSNIAMGTIEYMAPEQRRDARNVDCRADIFALGIILYEMFTGQIPVGHFKRPSELNPEIPRALDQIILTCLEPDPAERFQSAGELARLLQTALGEEPGVMDRIVHTVKSAGERATTAMRGKTRRVAAAGVLLAAAVIAIPAARGCRAPRGAAGTPPRATPEEVPAVEEKTAPSIPPVAAAPTATQPPVSASAPVRDTATPSVAQAREAAPPRASAPPGTPAPPVGAEADFAKAESYAAADMTKEDLRRYAVTSMRAVLENFKTVEPRWAEKAQMRIGQIYEQAGETTLALAEYRRLLDLFPQGSLRADAQYRIAECLKPSGFFGMLDLGRKEKRLKAIDAYDRVHRNHPASPYASKALYQMGLLQEEGGAAADYEAAIGSYERIARDYPASDEAPHALRRVAELCRNRKVKQYEKAVRTYEDILARYPDREEGFHLLLNIALVKETLLNDPQEALEGYRRVIREKPGTKDALEANRRYEALLQAATPPR; from the coding sequence ATGCAGAAGCCACGAATCGAGCGGCTCGGACACTACGAGATCGTCGAGGAGATCGGCCGCGGCGGGATGGCGGTGGTCTACAGGGGGATCCAGTCCTCCCTCAACCGCACGGTGGCCATCAAGGTGCTGCCGCCCGGCTTCGCGCGCGACAAGGAGTTCATCGCGCGCTTCGACCGGGAGGCGGAGACGATCGCGCGCCTCAGCCACCCGAACATCATCCAGATCATCGACCGGGGGAGCGAGCAGGGCACCTGCTACTTCGTGATGGAGTACGTCGACGGACTGAGCCTCGACGCGTTCCTGAAGGGCCAGGCGCTCACCTTCCGGCAGCTCATCGAGATTGCGACGCAGGTCTGCCGCGCGCTCGCCTACGCCCACGCGAAGGGGATCGTGCACCGCGATCTGAAGCCGTCGAACATCCTCATCGCCAAAGACTCCCTCGCGGTGAAGGTCGCGGACTTCGGGCTCGTCCAGCTCGCCCAGTCCGCCGGGGAGCTTTCCACGCTCACCCAGTCGAACATCGCGATGGGAACGATCGAGTACATGGCCCCCGAACAGCGCCGCGACGCGCGCAACGTGGACTGCCGCGCCGACATCTTCGCCCTCGGGATCATCCTCTACGAGATGTTCACCGGGCAGATCCCGGTGGGGCACTTCAAGCGCCCGAGCGAGCTCAACCCGGAGATCCCGCGCGCCCTCGACCAGATCATCCTCACCTGCCTCGAGCCCGATCCCGCCGAGAGGTTCCAGAGCGCGGGGGAACTCGCCCGCCTCCTCCAGACGGCGCTCGGCGAGGAGCCGGGCGTGATGGACAGGATCGTCCACACGGTGAAGTCCGCCGGGGAGCGGGCGACGACCGCGATGCGCGGCAAAACCCGCCGCGTCGCGGCGGCGGGCGTCCTGCTGGCCGCCGCCGTGATCGCCATCCCCGCCGCGCGCGGCTGCAGGGCGCCCCGCGGCGCCGCCGGCACCCCTCCCCGGGCCACCCCCGAAGAGGTCCCCGCGGTCGAAGAAAAGACCGCGCCTTCAATTCCGCCCGTCGCCGCGGCGCCGACCGCGACGCAGCCCCCCGTCTCCGCGTCGGCGCCGGTCCGCGACACGGCGACCCCTTCTGTCGCACAGGCGCGTGAAGCCGCCCCGCCCCGCGCATCCGCGCCCCCCGGAACCCCGGCGCCGCCCGTCGGGGCGGAGGCGGATTTTGCGAAGGCGGAGAGCTACGCCGCGGCGGACATGACGAAGGAGGACCTCAGGCGCTACGCCGTCACGTCGATGCGCGCCGTACTGGAGAACTTCAAGACGGTGGAGCCGCGCTGGGCGGAGAAGGCCCAGATGCGGATCGGCCAGATCTACGAGCAGGCCGGGGAGACGACGCTCGCCCTCGCCGAGTACAGGCGCCTCCTCGATCTTTTTCCACAGGGCTCCCTGCGGGCCGACGCGCAGTACCGGATCGCGGAGTGCTTGAAGCCGTCGGGGTTTTTCGGCATGCTGGACCTCGGCCGGAAGGAGAAGCGTCTGAAGGCGATCGACGCGTACGACAGGGTCCACCGAAACCACCCCGCGAGCCCGTACGCCTCCAAGGCGCTGTACCAGATGGGGCTCCTCCAGGAGGAGGGGGGCGCGGCGGCGGACTACGAGGCCGCGATCGGCTCGTACGAGCGTATCGCCCGCGACTACCCCGCATCCGACGAGGCCCCGCACGCGCTGCGGAGGGTCGCTGAGCTCTGCAGAAACAGGAAGGTCAAGCAGTACGAGAAGGCGGTCCGGACGTACGAGGATATCCTCGCGCGCTATCCCGACCGCGAGGAGGGGTTCCATCTTCTCCTCAACATCGCCCTGGTGAAGGAGACGCTCCTGAACGACCCGCAGGAGGCGCTCGAGGGGTACCGGCGCGTAATCCGGGAGAAGCCGGGGACGAAGGATGCGCTCGAGGCGAACCGGAGGTACGAGGCGCTCCTGCAGGCGGCCACGCCGCCTCGATAA
- a CDS encoding insulinase family protein, protein MLLCSALLAIPAGPASLPGAVRQRCLANGLDVILLRVEGAPLVSVWSGVRAGSADERPGITGAAHWCARMAFKGTERYEPGRMHELLERAGAAWNACTWLDQTCFFGTLPKGALDLVLDIEAQRMAAALFLPETVETERAAIISELQTLENDPEKLLDIETTAAAFAAHPYRWPAIGRRRDVEKTTREELYRFYRRAYCPSNATLVVAGDFDEEQTLRSIRRAFGALPPGEPLEPSRTEELAQRGERRVQIERGGETACLQLLYRTPAVGDRDVVPLLVLNAALGGADTLTAHGAEWRGPAARSSRLHRGLVETGLASKAGSLFIPTKQPFVFCVYATAARGVDPARLEEAAVRVMEEAAAARLGEAEFRKAVNGLRARFIYDCEGAGGWAQMLGYYATIGDASFPWAFLKELDRVSAEDVRAAAERNLTKQTRTVGWNLPSGEAGGGRRPVETGRGPADYRDDASAPAFAAFPRRRSGVRLWPWGDNGAGGAEAPPAAAAAAPGPALGAVRTVLPNGLVLVVRENRSSPTIAARVDIAAGSSFDPAGKAGLAQFTARMLDRGSRAMSAALLAEVMDSTGTELGISCERDRASLSVRMLRGKLPLVAELLSQMLREPVFPAAEVEMLRGALLAEIQEDARDAAAAAVDRAYELIYPHGHPYRHRVAGDARSVGALRREDLARFFEARYSPRTTTIVISGDVAPEEAAAAIEAHFGSWETRGVAGAANLMAPPLPVETKWEMLRFPGGSEAEIVVGSRGVAWNNPDRCALQLMNHLLGGFGTGGRLTRLLREGRDGARHLSSAFIPYRGAGVFLVRAGVNPEKAAEAVREIRNELLGMKGDGAAEAELLRSREALVNAVPRVRETNAGVADALAEMEFFRLGLDYLERCPGLFAAVTEKEVRRVAHEYLHPDNLVIVVAGPVE, encoded by the coding sequence ATGCTGCTCTGCAGCGCGCTGCTGGCGATCCCCGCGGGGCCGGCGTCCCTCCCCGGGGCGGTGCGGCAGCGCTGCCTCGCCAACGGGCTCGACGTCATCCTCCTCAGGGTCGAGGGGGCCCCGCTCGTCTCCGTCTGGTCCGGCGTCCGCGCCGGCTCCGCGGACGAGCGCCCGGGGATCACGGGAGCGGCGCACTGGTGCGCGCGCATGGCGTTCAAGGGGACGGAGCGCTACGAGCCCGGGCGCATGCACGAGCTCCTCGAACGCGCCGGCGCCGCCTGGAACGCCTGCACCTGGCTCGACCAGACCTGTTTCTTCGGAACGCTCCCGAAGGGGGCGCTGGACCTCGTCCTCGATATCGAGGCGCAGCGCATGGCGGCGGCCCTCTTTCTCCCCGAAACGGTCGAGACGGAGCGCGCGGCGATCATCTCGGAGCTCCAGACGCTCGAGAACGACCCGGAGAAGCTGCTCGATATCGAGACCACCGCCGCGGCCTTCGCCGCGCACCCGTACCGATGGCCGGCGATCGGCCGGCGACGCGACGTGGAGAAGACGACCCGCGAAGAGCTGTACCGGTTCTATCGCCGCGCCTATTGCCCCTCGAACGCGACGCTTGTCGTGGCGGGCGACTTCGACGAGGAGCAGACGCTCCGGTCGATCCGCAGGGCGTTCGGCGCCCTCCCGCCGGGCGAGCCGCTCGAGCCGTCGCGGACAGAGGAGCTCGCGCAGCGCGGCGAGCGCCGCGTGCAGATCGAGCGGGGCGGGGAAACCGCCTGTCTCCAGCTGCTCTACCGGACCCCCGCTGTCGGGGACCGCGACGTCGTCCCGCTCCTCGTCCTGAACGCGGCGCTCGGGGGGGCCGACACCCTCACGGCGCACGGTGCGGAGTGGCGGGGGCCTGCGGCGCGATCCTCCCGCCTCCACCGCGGGCTCGTGGAGACGGGCCTCGCGTCGAAGGCGGGATCGCTTTTCATCCCGACGAAGCAGCCGTTCGTCTTCTGCGTCTACGCGACCGCGGCCCGGGGCGTCGACCCGGCGCGCCTGGAGGAGGCGGCGGTGCGCGTGATGGAGGAGGCCGCCGCGGCGCGGCTCGGCGAGGCGGAGTTCCGGAAGGCGGTGAACGGTCTCCGGGCGCGTTTCATCTACGACTGCGAGGGGGCGGGGGGGTGGGCGCAGATGCTGGGGTACTATGCCACGATCGGCGACGCGTCGTTCCCGTGGGCGTTTCTCAAGGAGCTCGACCGGGTCAGCGCGGAGGATGTCAGGGCCGCGGCGGAGCGGAACCTGACGAAACAGACCAGGACCGTCGGCTGGAATCTGCCCTCCGGCGAAGCGGGCGGCGGCAGGCGTCCGGTCGAAACGGGGAGGGGCCCGGCCGACTATCGCGACGACGCCTCCGCGCCTGCGTTCGCCGCATTCCCGCGCCGGCGTTCGGGCGTCCGCCTCTGGCCGTGGGGGGACAACGGGGCGGGGGGGGCCGAGGCGCCCCCCGCCGCCGCGGCCGCGGCGCCCGGTCCCGCGCTGGGCGCGGTGCGCACCGTGTTGCCGAACGGGCTCGTTCTCGTCGTGCGCGAGAACCGCTCCTCCCCCACGATCGCCGCGCGCGTGGATATCGCCGCGGGAAGCTCCTTCGACCCGGCGGGGAAGGCGGGGCTGGCGCAGTTCACGGCGCGGATGCTCGACCGGGGCAGCCGCGCGATGAGCGCGGCGCTTCTCGCCGAGGTGATGGACTCCACCGGCACGGAGCTCGGAATCTCGTGCGAACGCGACCGGGCGTCGCTGTCGGTGCGGATGCTGCGCGGGAAGCTTCCGCTGGTGGCGGAACTGCTCTCCCAGATGCTCCGCGAGCCGGTCTTCCCCGCCGCGGAGGTCGAGATGCTCAGGGGCGCCCTCCTCGCCGAGATACAGGAGGACGCGCGGGACGCCGCCGCGGCCGCCGTGGACAGGGCGTACGAGCTCATCTACCCGCACGGGCACCCGTACCGGCACCGGGTCGCAGGGGACGCCAGGAGCGTGGGCGCGCTGCGGCGGGAGGATCTTGCGCGCTTCTTCGAGGCGCGTTACTCCCCCCGGACGACGACGATCGTGATCTCAGGGGACGTCGCCCCGGAGGAGGCGGCCGCGGCGATCGAGGCGCATTTCGGGTCGTGGGAAACCCGCGGCGTGGCGGGAGCGGCGAATCTCATGGCGCCGCCGCTTCCGGTGGAGACGAAATGGGAGATGCTGCGGTTCCCCGGCGGGAGCGAGGCGGAGATCGTCGTCGGCAGCCGCGGCGTCGCCTGGAACAACCCGGACCGCTGCGCCCTGCAGCTCATGAACCATCTGCTCGGCGGCTTCGGGACGGGGGGGCGGCTCACGCGCCTCCTCCGGGAGGGGCGGGACGGCGCGCGCCATCTCTCCAGTGCGTTCATCCCGTATCGCGGCGCGGGGGTCTTCCTCGTCCGTGCCGGCGTGAACCCGGAGAAGGCGGCCGAGGCGGTTCGCGAGATCAGGAACGAGCTCCTCGGGATGAAGGGCGACGGGGCCGCGGAGGCGGAGCTCCTGCGGAGCCGGGAGGCTCTCGTCAACGCCGTCCCGCGGGTGCGGGAGACCAACGCGGGGGTCGCCGACGCGCTCGCGGAGATGGAGTTCTTCCGGCTCGGCCTGGATTACCTGGAGCGCTGCCCGGGGCTTTTCGCCGCCGTGACGGAAAAGGAGGTCCGCCGCGTGGCGCACGAGTACCTCCACCCCGACAACCTCGTCATCGTCGTCGCCGGCCCCGTGGAGTAA